In the genome of Mucilaginibacter sp. 14171R-50, the window CACCGGGTCGCGGCGCTCGTCAACATAATCGGTCATACTTAAGCCGTATATCTTGGCCGTTTCTGACATAAACTGCCATGGCCCGGCTGCACCCACTCTTGAAATTGCATTCGGGTTAAGCGCCGACTCTACTATCGAAAGGTACTTAATTTCATCGGGGATCCCGGCCTCTTTAAACGCCTTTTCATAAATGGGAAAGTAATATCTCGAAAGCCCCATCATACGGCCCATCTCGTCCTTGCGCCGGGTGTAATTATCTATATACGCCTGCACATAGCCGTTATAATCTAAAGGCACCTCCTGTTGAACAGAGTCGAGGCGGCGTTTGAAGATGTTATTCTGGTAAACTGATACCGGCGTTTGTACTGCTGGCAGCAATACGTTGGTATCTTGCTGAACAATTTCGGCCATACAGGGGGCCGGTTCCACGTTATCTGCTTTAACTATTTGTAGGGATAATACACAAATAATAAAAGTAAACAGTCTCTTCATAATTAGGGCAATTCTCAAAAACTTCGACGATTATTTACTAATATATTAAATAATTATAGCTGCATGAAATAGTCTGAAAAATTAAGCAGCGCTTGCTCGTCGAAACTTTTAGTTAATAATTGTAACCCTAACGGCAAACCCTTACTGTTATTGCCCGCCGGGAGCGAAATTGCAGGCATCCCTGCCAGCGAAGCCTGCACCGTAAAAATATCGTACAGGTAAGTTACCACCGGGTCCTTTTCTTTAAGGCCCAGGGCAAATGCGGGTTCAGGAGCGGTAGGGGTTAATATAAAATCAAAATTATTTAAAAGCCTGTTTGTTTCATTTTGGATGAGCCGGCGCACTTTTTGCGCTTTAGCATAGTAAGCATCGTAATACCCCGCGCTCAAAACGAAAGTTCCCAGCATGATACGACGCTTTACTTCTTTACCAAAACCTTCGGACCGCGAAAGTTTATAGGTCGATTCCAGGTCGGTAGCGTTGGGACTGCGGTAGCCGTAATGTACCCCATCGTAACGGGCAAGGTTTGATGATGCCTCGGCCATAGCAAGGATGTAATAAGTGGGCACCAGGTAATCCAGTAATTCAAAAGAGATGGGCGTTACCGTATGGCCATCGGCCCGGAGTTTTTCGATATAATGGGTTAGCGTGGCTTTTACATCGGCGTTTACGCCAGGGCTTGATAATGCTTCCTGCAGGTAGGCGATCTTTTTTTTGCCGGTTTCCTTTTTCAGGCTTCCTGACTCCGGAACAGGCATTTGAGATACCGTACTGTCGTGTTCATCAGCACCGGCCAAAACCTCTAATAATAAGGCGGCATCGGCAACAGAGCGCGTCAGCGGACCCACCTGATCAAAAGATGAGGCGTAGCTGATAATACCATGCCTTGATATGCGGCCATAGGTCGGTTTTAGCCCAATTACCCCGCAAAACGATGCGGGCTGCCTTACCGAACCGCCCGTATCGGTACCGATTGCCGCGTGGCACATGCCTGCCTGCACTGCAACCGCCGAGCCGCCCGACGAGCCGCCGGATACGTGAGCTTCATCAGCGTAGTTTTTTACCGGGCCAAAAAAAGAATTTTCGTTTGCCGCGCCCATCGCAAATTCGTCACAATTGCAGCGGCCGATTATAATGGCATCTTCGGCCAGCAAGCGTTCTACTACCGTTGATGAATATATTGAGGTAAAATCTTTTAAAATTTTTGATGACGCGGTAACCTTATGCCCTTTGTAGCAGATATTATCCTTTATGGCAATTACCATCCCTGCAAGCTTACCGGCGGTGCCGTTTGCTATGCGTAAATCAATATTTTTTGCAGAGATCAGGGCCTCATCCTCAAAAACTTCGTTAAAAACATTTAGATGCGCTTTTGCCTTTATCTGCTGCAGGTAGCCTGTTACCAGGCTTTCAGCTGTGATCTCCCCACTTTTTAACCCGCTCTTAATTTCCGAATAAGAGGTGTAGTTTTTAGCCATGGGCCTAAAATAAAAAACTTATCCGTTGAAGCATAACTATTTCAACAGATAAGTTTATACGGTAAAACAGCGGTTATGCTGTACAAGAAAGGTGCAGAAAATTAAACCTTGGTTTTATCTTCTGTAGTAGTTGTGTTTGCGGTATTGGTTTCGCCGTTTTGCGCGTCTTTAAACTCTTTTACGCCGCGGCCCAAACCCTTCATTAGTTCGGGTATTTTTTTACCACCGAACATAATTAATATCGCAATAATGATCAGAATGATTTCTGGTGCGCCTAATCCACCCATGATTTTTAAGTTTTATGTATGTTAATATTTTTGTTATTATTTATATTCTTCTTCTGTAGTTTTATTAACCGGCTCTTCGGCTTTGGTTAAATCGATACTGCTGTTAGCGCTACCGGTAACAGGGTGTTTCAATTCCTCGGGCTGGTGTTCAAAAGCAGCATCCTTCGCTACTTCACCGTCAACAACAGGTGCTGTATCCTCAATTGCATCAGTACCTACAGCATGGCCTTCAAATGCGGGCAAAGTGCCGGCAACGGGCTCGTAAGTATACCCTGCAGGTTCGTTTTCGTCTGTAACTTCAGGTTCGGCTTTCTTTTCTACTTTTTTATCCTCGTAATTATTTATCTGATTGTTTATCTCGCGCTTAACATCTTCAGATGCATCTTTAAAATCGCGGATACCCTTCCCTAACCCACGCGCAAGTTCGGGAAGCTTATTGCCGCCAAAAAGCATGAGTGCCGCGAATAATATCAAGATCATTTCGCCGCTGCCTATATTCAAAAATAAAAAGACTGAATTTAACATCTGTATTAAATTAAGGTTACAAATATACACAATTTGAATAGTATATGTTTAAAATCAATTTGGTGCCAGCCATAGCCTCGGGTCAACAAAGGTTGTACCTTTCGACAATGTAAATATGGTTGTGGCATCACCCGTTGCCGGATCAAGCGCTACGGTACCAATGGTTTGCTTAGTGCTTACCTTTTGGCCTTTAGATACGTTTACCGTTTTAAGGTTTTGATAGGCCGTAAAGTACTCGCCGTGATTTATCACCACCAAAAAGCTGCCGCTGATATCCATTACCGTTTTTACTTCGCCTTCAAAAACAGCCCTAACCGGCGCACCGGTATTGGTTCTTATTTCGTACCCGGTATTATCGTTCCGGATGCCCTCGGCATCGGTATAAGTGCCAAAGCCATGTACCAGCTGGCCTGTTGCAACCGGCCACGGTAAACGGCCTTTGTTGCCCAAAAAGTCGTTAGACAGTTTGGCGGCTTCGGGCGTAGAGTTCAATATCTCACTGTTAGACGATTTGCTCGTTATCGCTTTTTTTGTAGGGGCAGCCACCTCACGGTTTTCTGCTTTGGCTTTCGCCGCCGCTATCCTGGCCCGTTCCCTTTCTTCAGCCTCGGCCTTGCGCTTTGCTTCTTCTACTTCACGCCTGATTGCATTTAAAATTTCCTGCTTATTACGCGCTAATCTTTTCTGAACGTCCCTTTGCAGCCTTTTTAACTCGCCCTGGTGTTTAGACAGGTTTGAAATAACCTTTACCTGGTTGTTTTTTGCCTTGCCTAACTCCTGTTTCTCCTTTTCCTGGCTTTGCAGCAGGTCGCTCTTTTGTTTTTTATCCTTATCCAGTTCAACTATCTTAATGTGCAGGTCTTTTTGGGTACCTTGTATGTAGCCGGCCTGCCGCTCGCGGTAAGCGCCAAACTGTTGTAAATACTTTAAACGCCGGTATGCCTGGTTAAAGTCTTTCGCGGCAAAAATAAACATCAGTTTATTATAAGCGCTTTGGTTGCGGTAGGCAAAAAGCACCATGCCGGCGTAATCCTTTTTAAGCTGATCTAACTGGGTTTGTAAGTTATGTACGGTATTATTGCTCTCAGAGATCTGATTATCTAAATTTCTTACCTCGGCGTTGATGTTGGTTATCTTTTCTTCGCGCAGGTTTATTTGCGCTTTTAATATATTAAGCTGTTTTAACGATACCCTTTTATTGTTTTTTGTTTCGTCGTACTCCCGGTTCAGTTGCTCAAGTTCATCGTTTAATTTATCTCGCCTGCGTTTAAGTTCGGCGCTGGTTTGTGCAAAAACCCCCGAAGTTGCAAGCATTAGGAAAATAAATAATGCAGCTTTAAAAAATTTCATTCACCAAAAATATAATTTAATTAGCAGGTTCGTAACTTTTTGGAATACTAAAAGGATATTCAAGCGGCTTATCAAACTCGGCCTGGGCATAACGCAGGTTGGCCTGAATCTTTTTATCGCCCGCGGTAGACAAAATATCTATTTGTGAAGGGATAACACGGTTATCGGCTTGTATAAAAACGCTGTTGGCTACTTGTAACGATTGCCTGGCCACCTGGTTCGACAGATTTGTTTGAGTAACTTTCATGTCGGGCCCCAGCAAAAGCTTATAAATAATATCCTGCAAGTTGCCGCTAAGTACCGTATTGGCACCTTCCATTTTAAAATCCGCATCGCTGTTTACCATTTCCGGAATAGCGTTACCAACCAACAATGCCTGCAGTGTTTTGAAGTTAACCTGCTTGCTGGCATAGGTGTAAACATAGCTAAACGGCTTTTTTAAATAAACACTTTGCAGCCGGTTAACAACTATAATACTATCGGGTGTTATTTGCGCGCGGGCAACCTCTATCCCAACAATGGCTGTTATAGATATCCATATCTTTTGATCGCGTGCAATGCGGATGTTCAATGTAACATCGTTATCGTTACCGTTAATATCAAGTTTGGTTTTTGCCTTACCCGAAAAGGTATTAAAAGTAACCTGTTTAGACCGGATAGCAGCCAGCCTGGCGCGCAGGCTATTTTCCTCGTTAACAGCCGCGGAGTCGACCATGGTTGTGGGCCTGTTAACAACAACCAGTTTTTTAGACTTGCAGGCCACTAAAGCCACAAGGCAAAAAACCATTGCCATTTTATTCAAAATATTTTTTCTCATTTATTTTCCTTTCTAAAACCGGCGACCTGCCTCCCTGTGTTTTTGCCTTTATCCAGTTTTGTACGGCTGCATCCTTATCGCCTGATAAAAACAAGATGTCGCCGTAATGCTCAGTTTTCACGGCGCTGTTCCCTTTATCATGTAAGAGCGATTTTTCAATCCAAAGTTTAGCCTCGGGGTATTTTTTCTGTTTAAAAAGTATCCACGCGTAGGTATCTTCAAACGATGCGGTGTTGGGTTGCAGATCGTTGCTGTGTTTTGACATTTGCGCCGCGCTTTCTAAACGCTCATTTCTTAACGACAAATAGTAGGCATAATTGTTCAGGGTAAACGCATTATCCGGACTAATGGCTATGGCCTTTTCGTAAGCATTATCTGATGCCGCATTATCAGCTAAAGAGTGGTAACAATCGCCAAGGGCCGAATAGGCCTGTGTTAACAGCTCCTTATCCTGTGTTTCTAAGGATACCGCGTTATTTAGATAACTTATCGCTTTTTTATAATCGCGCTTTTGCTGCCAGGCAATCCCCACCATATAATTCATCCATGCCTGGTTCGGAAAAAACGACAGCGAGTTTTCGCCATCTTTTATAGCAGCATCCAGGTCATTTTCGCTGAGGTCTATCCGCACCAATTGCTCCTGCACACTATACGCCTGATTGTTTAGCATAAGTGCTTTTTGATAAGCAGTTTTTGCTTCGGGCACCTTTTCGCTTTGCAGCAGCATATCACCGTACATGGCAAAGGCCCGGCTATCGGCAGGATGGGCCTTAGTTAATATACGGCTTAGTTCAAGCGCGCTCGCCCTTGCATTCGGCTCGGGAAATTTTGGCACATAGCCCAGTAATATTCTGATCTTTTGCTCAATATCCACGTCCGGGATGGCAAAGGCGGCTTCTAATTCATCAAAGCTTGCTTCGGCATTGTTTTGCGCGCGATACATATCGGCAAGCGCTAAATGTATCATTCCGTTTTGAGGGGCAATAGCCTTTGCTTTTTGCAATATGGCAATAGCTTTATCATTCAGGTTATTGGCGCTATAAACTTCGGCCAGCATCAGGTAATAACGAACCTGCGTTGGGTTGGCTGCTATCAACTCATCCAATACCGATGCAGCCTTTTTTACATTGCCTTGCCTGATGTAAATTTTCTGGCGGTTTTCCAGTATGTCGTCACTTGCGCCTGCAAGCTCTTCAACTTTATCATACATTGTTAAGGCCGCGTCGTACTTTTTTTGCAGTGATAAAGCATTGGCCTCGCCATAATAATAATCGGGCTTACCGGGATTAATACGTATAAGTTGGTTAAAAACGTTCTCCAGCTTGCTAATGTCATTCGTTTTTTCGTAGCTGCCCGCAAGCGCTATCCA includes:
- a CDS encoding twin-arginine translocase TatA/TatE family subunit, with translation MLNSVFLFLNIGSGEMILILFAALMLFGGNKLPELARGLGKGIRDFKDASEDVKREINNQINNYEDKKVEKKAEPEVTDENEPAGYTYEPVAGTLPAFEGHAVGTDAIEDTAPVVDGEVAKDAAFEHQPEELKHPVTGSANSSIDLTKAEEPVNKTTEEEYK
- the tatA gene encoding twin-arginine translocase TatA/TatE family subunit; this encodes MGGLGAPEIILIIIAILIMFGGKKIPELMKGLGRGVKEFKDAQNGETNTANTTTTEDKTKV
- a CDS encoding DUF4292 domain-containing protein → MRKNILNKMAMVFCLVALVACKSKKLVVVNRPTTMVDSAAVNEENSLRARLAAIRSKQVTFNTFSGKAKTKLDINGNDNDVTLNIRIARDQKIWISITAIVGIEVARAQITPDSIIVVNRLQSVYLKKPFSYVYTYASKQVNFKTLQALLVGNAIPEMVNSDADFKMEGANTVLSGNLQDIIYKLLLGPDMKVTQTNLSNQVARQSLQVANSVFIQADNRVIPSQIDILSTAGDKKIQANLRYAQAEFDKPLEYPFSIPKSYEPAN
- a CDS encoding murein hydrolase activator EnvC → MKFFKAALFIFLMLATSGVFAQTSAELKRRRDKLNDELEQLNREYDETKNNKRVSLKQLNILKAQINLREEKITNINAEVRNLDNQISESNNTVHNLQTQLDQLKKDYAGMVLFAYRNQSAYNKLMFIFAAKDFNQAYRRLKYLQQFGAYRERQAGYIQGTQKDLHIKIVELDKDKKQKSDLLQSQEKEKQELGKAKNNQVKVISNLSKHQGELKRLQRDVQKRLARNKQEILNAIRREVEEAKRKAEAEERERARIAAAKAKAENREVAAPTKKAITSKSSNSEILNSTPEAAKLSNDFLGNKGRLPWPVATGQLVHGFGTYTDAEGIRNDNTGYEIRTNTGAPVRAVFEGEVKTVMDISGSFLVVINHGEYFTAYQNLKTVNVSKGQKVSTKQTIGTVALDPATGDATTIFTLSKGTTFVDPRLWLAPN
- a CDS encoding tetratricopeptide repeat protein, giving the protein MKSAAAVILFIGITFAGFAQSRTGNAAIAVAGKPMTAADSAMVKQLFFSALREKTVDNPKLAFDIFNRVLQIDPANDATMFELANLEKSRNNNQAAQALLERAVTVNPNNEWYWIALAGSYEKTNDISKLENVFNQLIRINPGKPDYYYGEANALSLQKKYDAALTMYDKVEELAGASDDILENRQKIYIRQGNVKKAASVLDELIAANPTQVRYYLMLAEVYSANNLNDKAIAILQKAKAIAPQNGMIHLALADMYRAQNNAEASFDELEAAFAIPDVDIEQKIRILLGYVPKFPEPNARASALELSRILTKAHPADSRAFAMYGDMLLQSEKVPEAKTAYQKALMLNNQAYSVQEQLVRIDLSENDLDAAIKDGENSLSFFPNQAWMNYMVGIAWQQKRDYKKAISYLNNAVSLETQDKELLTQAYSALGDCYHSLADNAASDNAYEKAIAISPDNAFTLNNYAYYLSLRNERLESAAQMSKHSNDLQPNTASFEDTYAWILFKQKKYPEAKLWIEKSLLHDKGNSAVKTEHYGDILFLSGDKDAAVQNWIKAKTQGGRSPVLERKINEKKYFE
- the gatA gene encoding Asp-tRNA(Asn)/Glu-tRNA(Gln) amidotransferase subunit GatA, which produces MAKNYTSYSEIKSGLKSGEITAESLVTGYLQQIKAKAHLNVFNEVFEDEALISAKNIDLRIANGTAGKLAGMVIAIKDNICYKGHKVTASSKILKDFTSIYSSTVVERLLAEDAIIIGRCNCDEFAMGAANENSFFGPVKNYADEAHVSGGSSGGSAVAVQAGMCHAAIGTDTGGSVRQPASFCGVIGLKPTYGRISRHGIISYASSFDQVGPLTRSVADAALLLEVLAGADEHDSTVSQMPVPESGSLKKETGKKKIAYLQEALSSPGVNADVKATLTHYIEKLRADGHTVTPISFELLDYLVPTYYILAMAEASSNLARYDGVHYGYRSPNATDLESTYKLSRSEGFGKEVKRRIMLGTFVLSAGYYDAYYAKAQKVRRLIQNETNRLLNNFDFILTPTAPEPAFALGLKEKDPVVTYLYDIFTVQASLAGMPAISLPAGNNSKGLPLGLQLLTKSFDEQALLNFSDYFMQL